In the genome of archaeon BMS3Bbin15, the window GGCCCGTCATCATTTGTAAATCTTTTCTGGAATTTTGGATAGGTTCCTAGCTTCATTAGTACTCTGTCAGTTTTAACAGCAATACCTTTACCCTCGCTGAGAATCTCAGCTGTATCCTTCATAGCAATGCCTGTGGCTACAAGCTCTCCCTTTAATGTTAAAACAGTAGCAATCTTGCCCTTTTCCAGCCTGGTATCAAGCATTGTTATGCCTGGCACTGCAAGAGGGGCACCATGACATATAGCATCAACAGCACTATCCCTGACAATCACTTTTGGAAGAAAGCTTACAACCTTCTCAACAGGCATGATTACTTTTCTCAGACCTTCCTCAATGCCTTTTTCCTTCCATAGAGTATAGGCATCCCTGAGGTCATCCAGCGTTACCATATTATCCTCTGTAAGACTACCGCTCTTTGTCCGACGAAGCTCAACCATGTGAGCACCTGTTCCCAGCACTTCCCCCATATCATTACACAGCTTTCTTATATATGTGCCTGCCTGACAACCAACTCTAAATTGAACATCTCTTCCATCCTTTCCAAGAAACTCCAGATAATAAATCCTTCTCTTTCTGAGCTGCCGTTTCACAGAACTTCTAACTGGAGGGCGCTGAATTATCTCACACTCGAACTCAGAAAAAACCGCCTTAATTTTCTCCTCATCAACTTCTTCATGGAGATGCATCATACCCACATATTCCTTTCCTGCACTCAGAAGAGAGCCCAGAACCTTTGTGGATTCTTCGAGAGCTACAGGCAATACACCTGATACATTGGAATCAAGAGTCCCCCCATGCCCAGCCTTTTTAATTCCGAGAATTTTCTTCACCCTGACCACAGCCCCATAAGAGGTGGGCCCCTGAGGTTTATTCAGATCCACAAAACCATACTTCAGATGCTCCTCTATAGTGCGTTTTTCAGGTTCTTTCCCATAGCCACTATCAGTGGTGGCAATGGACAGAGTAACAAGTTTTCTCTCTGTTTCGGAAGGCAGTTTCTGCATCTTAACCTTCTATTTCTGCTTCCTTCAGAGCCTTCTCAACTTCTTCACTGGAAGCGCCCCGTGAAATCTGAAGAACTTTATCGAGAGGCTCCAGATGTTTGATATTGCATCTCCTTCTATTTACCCATGGGGAGTCCACAAGCACAAAATTCTTATCCACAATGTCAACTATTACTGCCTTATTTCCAGCTTCCTTTCCTGTAAGTTTTACACAAATTCTTCCTATATCAAGCATCTATATCACCTCTTCACTCCTTTTAAGTCTGCCTTGCCTCGCGGCGTGGCTTCATCCACATTTTGGAGGAAGTTACCATATTTACTATTACCTTTATAATACTCTCAACATCCCATAGTTCAGTGTTGAGAATAACATCGTAGGGCTTAAGATTATCAATATAAATATTATAAATTTCTCTATACCTCTTCCTTTCACTGTTCTCTCTCTCAAGGGTTTCTTTCAAAGCAACCTCATAGGCTATATTCTCACGTCTGGATACCCTTCTTGCCCTTTCTTCAATATTTGCCTTAAGCCAGATTTTGAAATCAGCATCCTTTATGAGATGAGCAGATAGCCTGCCATCAACAACAACATTACCATCTTTAGCAAGAGCAACCTGTCTCCTATCCACCTCTCTGTCTATCTCTGGATTCTCTTCAGCCAGCTTTGAGAACTCCTGAAGGTTCATTTTATGCTCCTTTGCCATGTTTCTAAAAACCTGACCTGCACTGATATGGTTCAGCTTAAATCTCTCTGATAGGGCTCTTGCTATTGTTGTCTTTCCGCTGCCTATATGGCCTGAGATAGTAATAATCATTCTTTTCTTACCTTTGCTTTTATCTCCTGTCGCATACAGCCTGAACAAAGGTACCCACCATATGGTCTGTTAACCCTTTTCTTTGACTTATTCACTCTTTTGAGAACCTTGGAACGGAGAATTTTCATACCCTCAAGCCTTCTTCCACACCTTGCACATTTTGGTGCTTTTACTCTCTTCTTTGCGTAATGCACCACAATCTTACCGCCCGGTGTCTTTTTAGCTCTGGGTTTCACGGAATCTGTTCTATATCTTGGCTCAACCATAATTTAACCACCTACATTTCTAAATTTAAAATCTTTTTTACCAATGGCGAAACTGCAATGGAGGTAATAAAATACCAGCCAAACCAGCCGAGTTTATTGCCCCATATGGGGAGAAAGAAAGG includes:
- the cmk gene encoding cytidylate kinase — protein: MFRLYATGDKSKGKKRMIITISGHIGSGKTTIARALSERFKLNHISAGQVFRNMAKEHKMNLQEFSKLAEENPEIDREVDRRQVALAKDGNVVVDGRLSAHLIKDADFKIWLKANIEERARRVSRRENIAYEVALKETLERENSERKRYREIYNIYIDNLKPYDVILNTELWDVESIIKVIVNMVTSSKMWMKPRREARQT
- a CDS encoding 50S ribosomal protein L34e, which gives rise to MVEPRYRTDSVKPRAKKTPGGKIVVHYAKKRVKAPKCARCGRRLEGMKILRSKVLKRVNKSKKRVNRPYGGYLCSGCMRQEIKAKVRKE
- a CDS encoding 50S ribosomal protein L14e encodes the protein MLDIGRICVKLTGKEAGNKAVIVDIVDKNFVLVDSPWVNRRRCNIKHLEPLDKVLQISRGASSEEVEKALKEAEIEG